In the genome of Nonomuraea sp. NBC_00507, the window CGGCCTACACCAGCCCGTGGGAGCTGCTCTCCGCCGACGCCACCACCAGACCCCTCTGGGAGCGAAACGCGTTCGCGCTGGTCGAGGCGCACATCGAGCTGGCACTGCGTGACCCCGACTACCGTTTCGTGCTGGCCGAGGTCGACTATCTCAAGCCGTTCTTCGACACCCATCCCGAACGACGGGCCGATCTGCGCGCCCTCATGGCCGAGGGGCGGGCCGAGCTGATCGGCGGCACCTACAACGAGCCCAACACCAATCTGACCGGCGCCGAGAGCACCATCCGCAACCTCGTCTACGGGATCGGCTACCAGCGCGACATCCTGGGCGGCGATCCGCGCACGGCGTGGCAGCTGGACGTGTTCGGGCACGACCCGCAGTTCCCCGGTTATCTGGCGGCGGCGGGGCTGACCGGCAGCGCGTGGGCGCGCGGGCCGTTCCACCAGTGGGGGCCGATCCACAAGAACTTCCAGCAGGCCAAGAACGACGCGGCCATGATGCAGTTCCCGAGCGAGTTCGAGTGGATCTCGCCATCCGGGCAGGGCGTGCTCACCCACTACATGCCCGCCCACTACTCGGCGGGCTGGTGGATGGACTCCGCGCCCACGCTGGAGGACGCCTGCCAGGCGGTCTACGACCTCTACCGGTCCCTCAAGCCCGTGGCCGCGACGAAGCACGTCCTGCTCCCCGTGGGCACCGACTACACACCGCCCAACAAGTGGGTCACCGACGTCCACCGCACGTGGGCGGCCCGCTATGTGTGGCCGAGGTTCGTGTGCGCCACCCCACGGGACTTCCTGAACGCCGTCCGCGCCGACATGTCGCATTTCAGCCCCCAAACCCGCGATATGAACCCCATCTACACCGGCAAGGACGTCTCCTACATCGACACCAAGCAGGCGCAGCGCGCCGCCGAGGTGGCCGCGCTCGACGCCGAGCGGCTGTCGGCGTTCGCGCAGGCGCTCGGCCTCGGCCGCTACCCGCACACGGCACTGGACAAGGTGTGGCGGCAGCTGGCCTACGGCGCGCACCACGACGCGATCACGGGCTCGGAGTCCGATCAGGTCTACATCGACCTGCTGACCGGCTGGAGGGAGGCCTACGACCTGGCCACGGCCGCCAGGGACACCGCCCTGGACGCCCTGACCGGTCAGATCGCGGTGGACGCGCCGAGCGTGGTGGTCACGAACACGCTGCCGTTCGCCCGTGACGGGCTGGCACGCGTGCGCCTGCCTGCCGGTCACACGGTGGCCGGCGTGCCGGCCGTGGTGGAGGACGGCACGGTGACCTTCCTGGCCCAGGACGTTCCCTCGCTGGGCTGGCGCACTTACCGGATGGTTCCCGGCTCCCCCACCACCTGGCAGCCCGCACCGGCGCACGGCGCCATCACGATCGAGAATGACCGCTGGCGCATCACCGCCGACCCCTCCCAAGGCGGCGGCCTGACCTCGATCCTCGACCGGGCCTCGGGCCAGGAGCTGCTGTCCGGGCTCGGCAACGAGTTGCGCCTCTACCACGAATACCCCCAGCACCCTGACATGGGCGAGGGCCCCTGGCACCTCATCCCCACAGGCCACGCCGTGGGCTCGGCCGGCACCCGGGCGATGAGCGCCCGCACGGAGACGAGCGCGATCGGCCGGCGCCTGATCGTCACCGGTGAAGTGGGGGAGATCTCGTACGAGCAGACCGTCACCCTGCTCACCGGCTCCGACCGCATCGACTTCACCACCCGCGTGCTCGATCACACCGGCGCCGACCGCCTGCTCCGCGTCCGTTTCCCCGCGCGGGTCGAAGGCGCGCTGCCGGTGTCGGACGTGTCGGGCGCCGTGGTGGGCCGCGGTTTCGCGCTCCCCGACGTGGACACGGCCGAGCATCCATGGACGCTCGACAACCCGGCCAACACGTGGTTCGGCCTGTCCGCCACCGCCAAGGTCGATCTCGGCGAGGCCGGCGCGCGGGCGCTGGGCGTGGCCGAGGTCGTGGTGCCTACGCTCGCCGACGCCCCGGAGGCCCGCGACCTGGTGGTCGCGCTGGCCCGCGCGGGCGTGACCGCCACCACGTCATCGGCCTCCGGCACCCGATACGGCTGGCTGGACGTCGACTCGAACCTCCCGGACGTACGCATCATCGTGGGCGGCCCCGACACCAACCCCGTGGCCGCCGATCTACTCGCCCAGGCCGACCCGGTCTATCTGGATGCCCTGAAGTCGGGCGCGCCCCGCGTGTGGGTCCCCGCAGAACGCCCGCTGGCGGAGGTCTGGCAGCCGAGCGCCGACCTGCGTGACCTCCGTGCCCTGCCCGCCCTGATCGTCGCCGGTCCCATCGCGGACCTGGTGGTCGATCTGGCCGACGCCACGATCGACGCCGTGTGCCCGCTGGGGGCGGAGCGCCTGGAGGACCGGACGGTCGCGCTGCTGACGTACGGCCTGCCCGGCTTCGCCGTCGACCCGGACGGGGCTCTGCACCTGTCGCTGATGCGTTCCTGCACGGGCTGGCCCTCGGGCATCTGGCTGGATCCGCCCCACCGCACGACCCCCGACGGCTCGGGATTCCAGCTCCAGCACTGGACCCACGAGTTCTCCTACGCACTGGTCGCCGGCGACGGCGACTGGCGCGCCCTGCGCCTGCCCGCCGCAGGCCAGGAGCACATCACCCCGCTCCTGCCCCGCACGCTGAACGCCCAGGACGGCGAGCTCCCGCCGGCCCACTCGCTCCTCACACTCTCGCCGCCCCGCGACGTGCTCGTGAGCACCATCAAGGCGACCGGCAACCCGCACGCCCACGGCCGCACCGCCGAGCCCGACCGTGGCGTGACCATCCGCTTGATCGAATCGACCGGCCTGGGCGCCCAGGTCGAGATCGACTCCCCGATCCTCCCGCTGACCGACCTCACCCATGCGGATCTGCTGGAACGTCCCGGCGCACCGGCCTTCGACCTCACCATGACCGGCTTCGAGGTCGCGACCTTCCTGGCCAGCGCCCCGCCCCCACCGGCACGGCCCGAGCTCGGACCCACGACCGAGCAGGCCCAGCCCGTCTACAGCCGCTACTGGCTGCACAACAAGGGCCCGGCGCCGCTTGGCTACCTCCCGATCTCCATCGCCGTCGGCCCCGGCCTCGTCACCTCACCAGAGGGCCCCTTTGAGCTGGAGGTCGTGGTCTCCTCCCACCTGACCGAGGAGCCCCACGAAGGCGTGGTCGATCTCCGGGTCCCGCCCGGCTGGATCGCCACCCCGGTCCAACGGCCCTTCCGCCTGTCCCCTGGTGGCCACGTACGTTTCCCGGTCACCGTGACGCCGCCGCAGACGGACACGGGCCTGCACTTCATCTCCGCCCGCACCTTCGTCGCCGGCCAGCTCATCGAGGACGTCGCCACCGTGGCCGTGGGCGACGCCCCCGAACTCCCCGTCCCGGGCCTGCCCCTGGCCTCGGGCACCGCCGTCAAGGGGACCAGTTCGCCCGAGGCCCGCCCGACCGGCCTCTCGGTCAGCCCGGTCACGGACGTCCTCTCCCTCCATCCCGGCGACCGCACCGCCCTCGTCCTCCGACTCACCAACACCACGGCAGACGAGGTCCGCGGTGAATCCCAGCTGGCATCACCCTGGGGCACGTGGACCCTGCTCCCCCGGGTCATCCAGGGCTTCACCGTGGCGGCCGGCGAAACAGCGGAGGTGTCGTTCCCGGTGGAGGTGCCCGCGGACGCACCAGACGGGCATGCCTGGGCACTCGCCAAGGTCATGTGGTACGGCCGTTGCCAATACTCCCCGGCGATCCGCCTGGAGGTGACCCGATGAGACCCCTAGGCGGGCCTCGCAGTAAGGATGGTGCCCTAGTGACGGTCGATCGCCACCACGGCCGGGCAGCCCGCCGCGAGGTGCCCCGATGAGCCATCACGTCCATCACCGCCCAGCGGCGCCGGCGCACGCCGCTCTTGGACCCCGCGCCACCGCACCGGGACCGGAGGGTGTCATCGGCTGGGTCGATGACCGGCCGATCCCACGTGAGCACCTCGACCGGCGCCTCGCCGGCCTACGCGACGGCCCGCTCAGCGCGGCGCTGCCCGTTCCAGGCAGTTCTGAAGACCGCCAGCTGGCCCGGTGGCTGACCCAGGTCATCCTCACCGAAGCCCTGTGCGAGACCGCCGCCAGAGGCCTGGGCCTTGCTCCCGTGGAGGGCGGGCCGCTCGATCGGGTGGCGGCCGTCGAGCTGGGCTCGATCAACGCCGCCGCCTACAACGGCAGCCCGTGGGTGCGCGCCCTGTTCGAGCACGTCACCGCCATGGCAGAGATCCCATCGCAGTGGCGAGCCCGCACGTCCCCCCAACGCTCCCCCAGGCACGTTGTCCACCACCGTCTGTTCGCCGACAGGACGAGCGCCGAGCAGGCGGGACCGGACGACCTCGAACCCCTCGGCGCCGTGAGCCTCGACTCGCTGCCGGCCGCGATCGCCGAGGCGATCAAGCACCGGCCGTACGGCACGCTCGTAGGCCCGGTCGAGGACGCCCTGGGCTGGCACCTGGCCACAGCCGTCCCCACCTCACCCGGCCCCGATCATCCAGCCGTCCCCGCCTCACCCGGCCCTGATCACCCAGCCGTTCTCGCCTCACCCGGCCCCGATCAACCAGCCGTCCCCGCCTCACCCGGCCCTGATCACCCAGCCGTTCTCGCCTCACCCGGCCCCGATCAACCAGCCGTCCCCGCCTCATCCGGCCCCGATCATCCAGCTGTCACCTCCGCACACGGACAAGGAGTCGCCCCGACGCCAGAGCAAGGAATCTCCCCATCTCCTGGATCCCCCGGCCCTCCACGCCACTACAGCGCCTCCGCCCTGCCGGCGGATCGTTTGCTGGAGGCCGCGCGGCGGAGGGCCTTCGCCCGCCGGCTCGATGAGCTGCGTGCCGAGAAGGTCAAGCTAGTGCCCGGACTGGAACACCCTGGCGACCCTCGCCAGCCCGACAACCACCACAAACATTGATGACCTGCGTACTTGCCATTGATATCGGAGGAACCAAGCTCGCCGCCGCGCTGGTGGACGAGGCCGGTTCCGTCTTGTGCTCCGCTACCCGGCCCACGCCGCGTACGGACGTCATGTCCGCCCTGGCGGCTCTCATCACGGAGGTGACCGAGAGCGGCCCGCAACCGGTGGCCGCCGGGATCGGCTGTGCGGGCCCGCTGGACCTCGCCACCGGCACCGTGAGCCCGGTCAACATCGCCAACTGGCGCGGCTTCCCACTGCGCGAGGAGGTACAGAAGCTCACGGGGCTGCCCACCGTGCTGGCGGGCGACGCACAATGCTTCGCGCTCGGGGAGCATTGGCTGGGTGCGGGGCGCGACAGTCCGTCCTTGCTCGGCATCGTCGTGTCCACCGGCATCGGGGGCGGCATCGTGCTCGACGGCGCCCCGCTCCTGGGCCCGACCGGTAACGCCGGACATGTCGGGCATATGAGCATCGACCCCTACGGGGAACGCTGCGAATGCGGTGGCCGCGGATGCGTGGAGCGCTACTCCAGCGGCCCCAACCTTGCCCGCTGGGCTCTGGAGAACGGCTGGTCACCCAGCCCGTCGTCACCCGACCCCGCCGCCGCCACTCGCACCGATCAGGCCGGCACCGTTGAGACCGCCAGCACCAAAGAGATCGCCGGCGCCGCACAGCCCGCAGGCCCACCAGAGCCTGTCGGCCCAGCAGAGCCCATCGGCCCAGCAGAGCCTGTCGGCCCAGCGGGGACTGCCGGCTCAGCGGGGGCCGGTCGTACCGAGGTGAAGGCGGACGCGCGGGCCCTGGCGCGGGACGCCGCGGCGGGGGATGCGATCGCGCTCGCCGCGTTCGAGCGCGGCGCCAGAGCGCTGGCCGCTATGATCGCGTCCACCGCGGCCGCGGCAGAGGTCCAGACCGTGGTGGTCGGCGGCGGTGTGTCGGCCGCGGGCAAGGTGCTGTTCGAGCCGTTGCAGCGGGCGCTCGACGACGTGGCCGGCCTGCCCTTTGTCCGGGCGGTCCAGGTCAGGCAGAGCATCCTGGGCGTGCGTGCGAGCCTGGCCGGCGCCGCCAAGCTGGCCTGGCGGCTGCATCCACCGCACACGTGAGGCACACCCTGAGGCGGGCTCGATGACCAGGGCTAGTCGCGTTCGGCGCCCTGGGCTTCTCTGCGCTCGATGATCCGGCGGGTGAACGGGATGATCTCGACGACTCGGCTGCCGAGGTAGGCGCCGACGAAGGCGAGCACCAGGAGGACGACGGGGCTGGTGGCGAAGCCGTTCATGGTGACGAACGCCTGCAGGATCGCATCGAGCAAGGAGAACTCCGTGTGAATGGGCTCAGCGGGGAGGCACTCAGGCTAACCGGACATGACCCGTGCTCGCCCCCCCCAAACGCGCTAAAGGGCGACATGATCGCTCATGTCGCCCTTTAGTGGACGATCAGTGGAAGAAGTGGCGGGTGCCAGTGAAGTAGAGGGTGATACCCGCCTTCTCCGCGGCCTCCACGACCAGGTCGTCCCGGATGGAGCCGCCGGGCTCGACGATCGCCTTCACGCCCGCCTCCGCCAGCACCTCCAGCCCGTCAGGGAACGGGAAGAAGGCGTCCGAGGCCGCCACGGAGCCGGGCGCGCGCTCCCCTGCCCTGGTGACCGCCAGGCGGCAGGAGTCCACCCGGTTGACCTGCCCCATGCCTACGCCGACCGTGGCGCCGTCGCCGGCCAGCAGGATGGCGTTGGACTTCACCGAGCGGCAGGCGCGCCAGGCGAACTCCAGGTCGGCCAGCACCTCGGGTGAAGCAGGCTCGCCGGTCTTGAGCTCCCACTGCGACGCCGCATCGCCGGGCGCGTCGACCCGGTCGACGGTCTGCACCAGCAGCCCGCCGTCGATCTTGCGGAACTCGGTCGGCTGCGCCGGCCCCTCCGCGCAGGCCAGCAGCCGCAGGTTCTTCTTCTCGCGCAGCACCTCCAGCGCCTCCGCGTCGAAGGCGGGCGCGATGACGACCTCGGTGAACACGTCGGCGATCTGCCTGGCCAGCTCCACCGTGACCGGCCGGTTGACGGCGATCACCCCGCCGAACGCCGACACCGGATCGCAGGCGTGCGCCTTGCGGTGCGCGTCGGCCACGTCGGAGCCGATCGCGATGCCGCACGGGTTTTGGTGCTTGATGATGGCCACGCACGGGTCGGAGAAGTCCCAGGCGGCCCGCCACGCGGCATCGGCGTCGAGGTAGTTGTTGTAGGACATCTCCTTGCCGTGCAGCTGCTCGGCGTTGGCCAGCCCGCCGGCGCCGGCCGTGTAGAGCGCGGCACGCTGGTGCGGGTTCTCGCCGTAGCGGAGGGTCGACTTGCGTTCGTACGCGGCCCCCGTGAAGGCGGGGAACTCTGCCTGTTCGTACGCGCTCCCGAACCAGTTGGCCACGGCCACGTCGTACGAGGCCGTGTGAGCGTACGCGATGCCCGCGAGCCGCCGCCGCTCGGTCAGGGTGAAGCCGCCCTCGGCCAGGGCCGTGAGCACGTCGCCGTAGTAGCCGGGATCGACCACGACGGCGCAGGTGTTGTGGTTCTTCGCGGCGCCGCGGATCATGGCGGGCCCGCCGATGTCGATCTGCTCGACGCACTCCTCGTCGGAGGCGCCGGAGGCCACCGTCTGCTGGAACGGGTAGAGGTTGACCACGACCAGCTGGAACGGGTCGATCTCCAACTCCTGCAGCTGGGTCACGTGGTGCGGCTTGGTGACGTCGGCCAGCAGCCCGGCATGCACCCGCGGGTGCAGCGTCTTGACCCGCCCGTCGAGGCACTCGGGGAACCCGGTCAGCTGCTCGACCTTCGTCACCGGGATCCCGTACGACGAGATCGCGGCGGCCGTGCCGCCGGTCGAGACGATCTCCACCCCAGCGCCGTCGAGGGCCCTGGCCAGCTCCTCGAGCCCGGACTTGTCGTAAACAGCGATCAGCGCACGCTGGATGGCGATGCGAGTCACGTGGTTTCCCCTCCTGATTGGTTGCCGATGCGGACATGGCGTCCGCTGACCGTCCAGCCCTCGCGGGCCATCCGGCCGACGATCTCGACGAGTAGACGGCGCTCGACGGTCTTGATGCGCTCGTGCAGGACCGCCTCGTCGTCGTCCGGAAGCACGGGCACCGCCTCCTGGGCGACAATGGGCCCGGTGTCGATGCCCTCGTCGGCCAGCATCACCGTGCAGCCGGTGACCTTGACCCCGTGGGCCAGCGCGTCGCGCACGCCATGCGCGCCGGGGAAGGACGGCAGCAGCGCCGGGTGGGTGTTGAGCACGGGGAAGGCCTCGAGCGTCGGCGTACCCAAAATCTTCATGAAGCCTGCCGACACCACCAGGTCGGGTTCGTACGATGCGATCTTGGCCGCGATCGCGCGATCCCAATCCGCCCTTGTCGGATAATTGCCCAATTTTTCGACAAAAGTCGGGACGCCTGCCTTAGCGGCCCGGACCAGCCCCTCGATCCCCTCCCTGTCGGCGCCGACCGCCACCACGCGAGCCCCGTACGACGGGTCGGCAGAAGCGTCCAGCAGGGCCTGTAGGTTGGTTCCAGAGCCGGAGACGAGGACGACGAGCCGCCCAGCCTTAGACACGCGCACTCTCCAAGAGGAAAACAGGGTGGGCTGCCAGGGTATCTGTTCCTCACCCGGCGACGCAGAGGAGGTCAGGTGTCGACACCGGTGCAGGCACCGGCAGGCCAGCAGCCCGCCGAATCGGCGGGTCGCCGAGCGATTTGGTTGTCCATCGCAGCGCTGGCCATGACGTTCATGTTGCCGCTCGCCGGCCTGGTCATGGCGCTGTTCGCGCTGGCGGCCGGGATCCGGGCGCTGCCGCTGCTGAAAGCCGCGAGCAAGCCCACGGGGATAGCCGTGGGAGGCATCGCCATCTCCTCGATCGCGCTGGCGCTGTCGGCCATGGCCACGGGGATGCAGCTTTACCTGATGGATGAATACGCCGCCTACCAGGAGTGCATGAAGGGCGCTGGCACGGTGTCCTCGCAGGGCGAGTGCTTCACCCAGTTCCGAGACGCGGCCGAGCGCAAGCTGCCCCCGGACGTCCTCGAACTCCTGGGCGCCATGCAGCCCTGAGCCGGTCGGTTCTCCCGGTCGTCGCCACCCGGCAGCGCACCCACTGTGCGGCGTCACGGCGGCGCGCCCTGTTCATGGTCGCGTTCGCTACGGGCCTTCGTTGGCACCGAGCCTCGCTCTCTCCGGCCCAGGCTCATCGGGTTGGAGATCGTCTCCCGGAACAAGCGTCTCCTGGGACAGAGGGAACCTCGACGGCGCGTGGGGCAACCACGTCGCAGCGTAAAGGAAAAACGGATCAGTCTTTGTCCCAAGCGTAGGGATCGAGATAGATCACATGACCGCCGCGGTCGTCGGACTCGTCGACGATGTCGTTACGCGGCGGGCGTGTCTCCACCACGCGGGGACGCGCTTGAGCCAGCGTCTCCTCGGCCGCCGAGGCGTGCTCGTCCTGCCAGTCGTCCCTGATGACCGGGATCTCCTGAGTATCCGCCTCGGTGGCGTCCATCCAGTGGCCGGGCAGCGGGCGCGGGTCCGACTCCGCCAAGCCCACCTTGCTCGCCGCCTTGGCGATCGCCGCGCCCGCCTTGCGTACCGGGGCGGCCGCCTTGTCGAGCGGCGTGCGGGCCCGCTTGTTGATCAGCAGCAGGTTCGTCACGCCGGCGGAGATGCCCGCGGCCACGCCGACCTCGAGCGCTACCGACAACGCCACTTCCCAAGGTGAGGGGCCGATCGCCGCCAGCCGTCCGCCGCCGATGGGCCCACCGGACAGCGCCGCCAGCGTCCCCGCCACTACCCCGGTGGACACTCCGGTGAGGAATCCCCAGAGCGGCGCCGCCTCATACGACGGCGACGGCGAGATCCTGGCCACCATCACCCCCGCCACGGCCCCCGCCGCGAACGGCAGCGCGATCACCGCCATCATCCACGCCGGCACCGGCCCGCTTTCCGGCAACGCCCCCAGCAACGGCAGGCTCGGCACCGTGCCGAGCTGCACGCCCGTGGGCGCGACCAGAGTGTCCGCACCGATGGCGAACCCCGGTCCGGCGATGTACGAGGACGCCCAGATGACGACGTTGAGCAGATAGAGCAACTGGAGCAGCACCAGGAGCAGCCCGCCCACGAGCCCGGGCGACAGGACGCTGGACAGCTCCCTGACCTGGTCGAAGTTCAGCACGACAGCGACCAGCACCAGTGCCAGCCCGGCCACCAGCAACAACGCGGTGGCCATCGCCGTGCCGACGGTGAGCGCGCGCACCCGCTCGGGCAACAGCCGGAGCATCACCCGCCAGGGCCCGATCATCCGCGCGGTGGCCAGCGCCCCCGCCAGGAACGCCAGCACGAAATGGCTGAACAACGCCTCACCGATGAACGGCTGCGTGATGTCGTTGCTCGCCACGAGCGCGATCAGCCCGGCCAGCAGCGCGTACGGGGCCGCCAGCGACACTCCCGCCTGCACCACCAGCACCAGTTGGGCCCGGCGGCGGGCCTGGGCCTTCTCCCGCGGGCTGTTCTTGGGCAGCCGCGCGGGCAGCCGGAGCCGCAGGTCGGCATCGCGCGCCATCCAGCGTCCCGCCCGATAGAGCAGCACGGCCGGCAGCATGATCAGCCCGAGTGGCAACAACCCGACCCGCCCGCCGGGGATCGCGAACCCGGCGTGGTGCGCGGCCAGCCAGAGCTGCGCCGCCGTACGGAACACACCCGGCAGCCCGGAGCCCAGCGTGCCGCGCGGGGCGGCGATCCACCCGACCAGCGTGAGCGTGGTGAGTGCGGCCAAGCCGACGCCCAGCGTGCATGCCGCGGCCAGCATGCCCGACACGGGCAGCGGTCGCCTGGACTCGTCGTCGTCGCCAGGGACCCGGGGGAGCTTGCCGAGCACCGACCGGGGGGCAGCGCGCAACTGGTCGATAATCGCCGTCACAGTAGGTGATTTTCTCAACCTTTCCCAACCAGTGCTTGGTTGACGCGCCGGGGGATTAATATTCAATCTTTTACGCTGCGACGCGGCCGCCCCAAGCACCGTCGTTGGTCGCCCTCTGTCCAGGGGGACGCTTTCTAACCCGGTCACTGGAGCGATGAGCGGCGCGCCCTGCTTATGGTCGCATTCGCTACGGGTCTCCGTTGGCATCGTGGGCCGCTCACCGGGGCGGCTGACGGACGCCTCGTGCCCCACGCGGCGTCTCCCCCATCAGACGATCTGCGCTGTCCACACATGGGAAAGCCCCGCGCGGTGTGCCGCGCGGGGCCTTCTTGGCGATGATCAACGAGCCTGCATGATCTCGCGCATGAGGCGTGCCGTTTCCGACGGGGTCTTGCCGACGCGGACGCCCACCTTCTCCAAGGCTTCCTTCTTGGCTTGGGCGGTGCCGGCCGAGCCGGACACGATGGCGCCCGCGTGACCCATCGTCTTGCCCTCGGGCGCGGTGAAGCCGGCCACGTAGGCGACCACGGGCTTGGTCACGTGCTGCTCGATGTAGGCCGCGGCCCGCTCCTCGGCGTCGCCGCCGATCTCACCGATCATCACGATGGCGTCGGTGCCCGGGTCCTCCTGGAAGGCCTGGAGCGCATCGATGTGCGTGGTGCCGATGACGGGGTCGCCGCCGATGCCGACCGCGGTCGAGAAGCCGAAGTCGCGCAGCTCGTACATGAGCTGGTAGGTCAGCGTGCCGGACTTCGAGACCAGGCCGATGCGGCCGGCGGTGGTGATGTCGGCGGGGATGATGCCGGCGTTGGAGGCGCCGGGAGAGGCGATGCCGGGGCAGTTGGGGCCGATGATGCGGGTCTTGTTGCCCTTGGTGACGGCGTAGGCCCAGAACTCTGTGCTGTCGTGCACCGGGACGCCTTCGGTGATCACCACGACGAGCGGGATCTCGGCGTCGATGGCCTCCTTGACGGCGTCCTTGGTGAACGCCGGAGGCACGAACACGACCGACACGTCGGCGCCGGTCTGCTCCATGGCCTCCTTGACCGTGCCGAACACGGGCAGGCCCTCGTGAACGGTGCCGGCCTTGCGGGCGTTGACGCCGCCCACGACCTTGGCGCCGGAGGCGAGCATGCGGCGGGTGTGCTTGGTGCCCTCCCCGCCGGTCATGCCCTGAACGATGATCTTGCTGTTCTCGGTCAACCAGATGGCCATGAGTTACGCACCTACCGCAGCGAGCTCGGCGGCACGCTTGGCCGCGTCGTCCATCGTGTCTACCAGCTCGACCCGCGGGAGCGCGGCGTCGGCCAGGATCTGTCGCCCGAGCTGGGCGTTGTTGCCGTCGAGGCGGACCACCAGCGGGTGGGTCACGGCCTCGCCCCGGCTCTCCAGCAGCTTGAACGCCGAGACGATGCCGTTGGCGACGGCGTCGCAGGCGGTGATGCCGCCGAAGACGTTCACGAAAATCGACTTCACGTCGGGGTCGGAGAGGATGATCTCCAGGCCGGCGGCCATGACCTCAGCCGACGCGCCACCACCGATGTCGAGGAAGTTGGCGGGGGACGGCTTGCCGGGGAACGCCTCACCGGCGTAGGCCACGACGTCGAGGGTGGACATGACCAGGCCCGCGCCGTTGCCGATGATGCCGACGTCGCCATCGAGCTTGACGTAGTTGAGGTCCTTCTCCTTGGCCGCGGCCTCGAGCGGGTCCTCGGCGGCCTTGTCGGCCAGCGCCTCGTGCTCCTGCTGGCGGAAGGAGGCGTTGTCGTCGAGCGTGACCTTGCCGTCGAGCGCCTTCACCTGGCCGTCGGCCGACAGGATCATGGGGTTGACCTCGACGAGCGTGGCGTCCTCGTCGACGAAACAGCACCAGAGCTTCTCGATGAGCTCGGCGGCGCCGTCGAGCGACTTCTCCGGCAGCCCGCCGGCCACCGCGATCTCGCGGGCCTTGGCCCGGTCGATGCCGGTCAGCGCCGAGACCGGCACCTTGGCGACCTTCTCGGGGGCGCTGTGGGCGACCTCTTCGATGTCCATACCGCCGGCGGCGGAGCAGATCGCGAGGAACGTACGGTTCGCACGGTCGAGCAGGAAGGAGAAGTAGTATTCCTCCGCGATCGCGCTGGCCTCCTCCACGAGCACCTTGTGGACCGTGTGGCCCTTGATGTCCATGCCCAGGATGGCGGTGGCCTTCTCGACGGCGTCGGCGGCGTCGTCCGCCACCTTCACGCCTCCGGCCTTGCCCCGGCCACCGGTCTTGACCTGGGCCTTGACGACGACGCGGCCGGTCAACTGCTCAGCGGCCGCCCGCACCTCCTCCACCGTGTGGGCGACGATGCCGCGCGGCACCGGGATGCCGTAGTCAGCGAAGAGCTCCTTCGCCTGATGTTCGAACAGGTCCACGAGGGTCCGTCCTTGCTTATCCGACTGATGTTCGACGGCCCGGGCAACCCGTGCGTGCCGGGCGTTTCCGCCAGTGAAGCCTAGCCCCAAGCTTGACCTGCCCAGGTCACCGGGTCATGGTTCTCCCACTATGTGACGCTGATCTCACTTCCAAGACTCACCTCCGGCCTCACTTCCGGCAAGGGTGCCCAGATGATGATCTGCACGAGAAATGCACCGATTCGCCGCCGGAGCGCCCGAGGGCCGATATATGACCGTGATCTTTAATGGCCAGGATTCCTGGGGCCCCCGGTTATCCGATGCGAAGGAAACCGAGGGCCATTCCCGTCCGTGATCGCCATGGGACGTTACGTGTATGCGCAGGATTACCGATATCCACGACGCGTACCGGAACGCTAGGATCACGACCCAGCTTTTCCCTACCTCGCTTCACCCCGAGGCATGAAAGTTTCGGCGGGAAGCACCGGTAATCCCCCTCAACGAAGGAATCCGCATGAAGCGCATGCTCGCCGGCGTGGTGTTAGCCACCACGGCCACCCTGGTCGCCGCGAC includes:
- the purH gene encoding bifunctional phosphoribosylaminoimidazolecarboxamide formyltransferase/IMP cyclohydrolase; this encodes MTRIAIQRALIAVYDKSGLEELARALDGAGVEIVSTGGTAAAISSYGIPVTKVEQLTGFPECLDGRVKTLHPRVHAGLLADVTKPHHVTQLQELEIDPFQLVVVNLYPFQQTVASGASDEECVEQIDIGGPAMIRGAAKNHNTCAVVVDPGYYGDVLTALAEGGFTLTERRRLAGIAYAHTASYDVAVANWFGSAYEQAEFPAFTGAAYERKSTLRYGENPHQRAALYTAGAGGLANAEQLHGKEMSYNNYLDADAAWRAAWDFSDPCVAIIKHQNPCGIAIGSDVADAHRKAHACDPVSAFGGVIAVNRPVTVELARQIADVFTEVVIAPAFDAEALEVLREKKNLRLLACAEGPAQPTEFRKIDGGLLVQTVDRVDAPGDAASQWELKTGEPASPEVLADLEFAWRACRSVKSNAILLAGDGATVGVGMGQVNRVDSCRLAVTRAGERAPGSVAASDAFFPFPDGLEVLAEAGVKAIVEPGGSIRDDLVVEAAEKAGITLYFTGTRHFFH
- the purN gene encoding phosphoribosylglycinamide formyltransferase: MSKAGRLVVLVSGSGTNLQALLDASADPSYGARVVAVGADREGIEGLVRAAKAGVPTFVEKLGNYPTRADWDRAIAAKIASYEPDLVVSAGFMKILGTPTLEAFPVLNTHPALLPSFPGAHGVRDALAHGVKVTGCTVMLADEGIDTGPIVAQEAVPVLPDDDEAVLHERIKTVERRLLVEIVGRMAREGWTVSGRHVRIGNQSGGETT
- a CDS encoding cell division protein PerM — its product is MTAIIDQLRAAPRSVLGKLPRVPGDDDESRRPLPVSGMLAAACTLGVGLAALTTLTLVGWIAAPRGTLGSGLPGVFRTAAQLWLAAHHAGFAIPGGRVGLLPLGLIMLPAVLLYRAGRWMARDADLRLRLPARLPKNSPREKAQARRRAQLVLVVQAGVSLAAPYALLAGLIALVASNDITQPFIGEALFSHFVLAFLAGALATARMIGPWRVMLRLLPERVRALTVGTAMATALLLVAGLALVLVAVVLNFDQVRELSSVLSPGLVGGLLLVLLQLLYLLNVVIWASSYIAGPGFAIGADTLVAPTGVQLGTVPSLPLLGALPESGPVPAWMMAVIALPFAAGAVAGVMVARISPSPSYEAAPLWGFLTGVSTGVVAGTLAALSGGPIGGGRLAAIGPSPWEVALSVALEVGVAAGISAGVTNLLLINKRARTPLDKAAAPVRKAGAAIAKAASKVGLAESDPRPLPGHWMDATEADTQEIPVIRDDWQDEHASAAEETLAQARPRVVETRPPRNDIVDESDDRGGHVIYLDPYAWDKD
- the sucD gene encoding succinate--CoA ligase subunit alpha, which translates into the protein MAIWLTENSKIIVQGMTGGEGTKHTRRMLASGAKVVGGVNARKAGTVHEGLPVFGTVKEAMEQTGADVSVVFVPPAFTKDAVKEAIDAEIPLVVVITEGVPVHDSTEFWAYAVTKGNKTRIIGPNCPGIASPGASNAGIIPADITTAGRIGLVSKSGTLTYQLMYELRDFGFSTAVGIGGDPVIGTTHIDALQAFQEDPGTDAIVMIGEIGGDAEERAAAYIEQHVTKPVVAYVAGFTAPEGKTMGHAGAIVSGSAGTAQAKKEALEKVGVRVGKTPSETARLMREIMQAR